The Acomys russatus chromosome 27, mAcoRus1.1, whole genome shotgun sequence genome includes the window GCTCTCAGCAGCCATACCGAAGGCAGACATGGCTCGCTAGGTCGGGCTGGCTCCTCCTCCCTTCGGGAAAGGCGGCTGGACCCGCTGGGCGACAGGGAAGCTGACTCAGGTTGCTGCCTCCGCGGCCGCGCGTGGAAAGAGTCGTGGGGCGCGCTGTGGCTACCCCGCTGATCCTAGCCCTGTGGGTATGGACGGGCACCACCCCGAAGGTGCGGCGTGGCTTTGTTCTAATTCAGCACCGGGGACTGCGGCACTGGGACCTGAGGGGGCCGTGAGAGAAAAGTCCCGGGGCGGTCCCCGTCCGCCATGCTCCGGTTCCACCTCGGCCGCCGCCGCTTCCGGGCTCCGCACCGCACTctccccgttttttttttttttttgtcctgaggCCACAGCTGAGCTCCGGGGAGGCCGCGGTGCAGTGGCGTCTTCAGTCACCTCTGCGCCAGCAAGGCCCGccgccatctttttttttttaaacacctgaGGAAATTTGCGCCAGCCGCCTTACTTCATAGTTTTAAATCTggcgggggcggggagtggggggggggggctgttccTCTTGTTCCAGCCACACCCCTGTTTACAGTCTTGGCCAATCAGCGGAGGGCCCGCCATTTTTCAAACGCCTTTCCCGCCGCCAATCAGGGCCGAGCAGTACAATTCCTCCCTAGACCGGTTCCAACGGGTCTGGGAGTTAACGACCTGGGAGACCCACCGAACCTGCTAGGCTGAAGCTTGTGGGCTGGGCCGTAGCAGACGCTGACCAATCAGCAGCCTTTCCTGGGGGAGGGCGGGGACTCTCCGGGTTTTGAATAATCCTCCCATCCAATCGGAGGGACCAGGGGGGCGTGGCCTGGCGACTAGCTCTCGTCAAGCTGCCGTGGCGCGGAGAAGTCTGCAAAACAAGAGGCTGAGGGTTGCGTTAGCGAGAAACCAGTTCTCGCCGGAGCTtgggggaggaagtgtgtccGTCGGGCTGTGAGGGGAGAGCTTGCGCCAGGTGAGAGGCGGCCGGGAGCCGCCGGGGGCTTGGCGGCCCGCGCCTTCCCGCCTGGAGGTGGGGACGTCTGTCTGGGCGGCTTGGCGGGGCCCCAGCTGGCGGGCGGGATTTGGGGTACGGGCCGGTGCGGGCGAGGCCGTGGAGTTCGGGCGGGAAGCCCTTGGCCCCGGCCGCGTTCTCTTTTtcgtttcttttttgttctgtttgtttgtttgtttttgtttttaaagttgcGGGCCTCAGCGGCGCGTGGCGTGGAAGCCGCGGCGGGCTTTCctgtcagggagggagggcgcgcgcgcgcgcgggcggCGGCTTGTCGGTCGGCCTCAGGGCGAGTCGGCTGAGGCGCGCGGAGCCGGCGGGGCGGGCGGCGCGCCGGGGAGGAGGGGCTGGTCGGCTCCGGGCGCGGGTTTGGGCGGGAAGCCGAGcccgggggtgagggtggggtgggggggggaggaatctCCCTcctcgctcccccccccccccgctccccccaccccaccccgtggcGAGCCCGCGGCGACTCGacccttctcctgctcctccccgGCAGGGAGACGCCGCGCGCCGCCGTCAGCATGGGCAAAGGAGACCCCAACAAGCCGcggggcaaaatgtcctcgtacGCCTTCTTCGTGCAGACCTGCCGGGAGGAGCACAAGAAGAAGCACCCCGACTCCTCGGTCAACTTCGCCGAGTTCTCCAAGAAATGCTCCGAGAGATGGAAGGTGAGCATCCCCTGCTCGGCCCGAGCGGTTTCCGGggtggtttatttttttgttttttggcggGGCCCCTTGGGCGGCTCACTAGGAAGTTGgagctcttcctcctctggtGACTTGAGGGAAAATACTTCTACAGAGTTGGCGAcaaagtaggattttttttttttaaaggctggtaAAGGGCAGCACTGTTAATTATTGGTACAGCTAGAATTTGGCTCGTTTGCCCGAATGGCTTGTTTACTTATTGTCCAGCTAAGAACTTAAAGGTTTTGgtgatttactcattttttttttagaccatgTCTGCAAAGGAAAAGTCGAAGTTTGAAGATTTGGCCAAGAACGACAAAGCTCGGTATGACAGGGAGATGAAGAACTACGTTCCTCCCAAAGGGgataagaaagggaagaagaaagatccTAATGCTCCAAAACGACCACCGTGAGTTGATTTCAAAACCAGCCACCAACCCCCTCCCGCCTCCCCCTTTTGTTAACTCTCTTGTTTCCTTTCAGGTCTGCCTTCTTCCTGTTTTGCTCTGAGCATCGCCCAAAGATCAAAAGTGAGCACCCTGGCCTGTCTATTGGAGACACTGCAAAGAAACTGGGTG containing:
- the Hmgb2 gene encoding high mobility group protein B2, with translation MGKGDPNKPRGKMSSYAFFVQTCREEHKKKHPDSSVNFAEFSKKCSERWKTMSAKEKSKFEDLAKNDKARYDREMKNYVPPKGDKKGKKKDPNAPKRPPSAFFLFCSEHRPKIKSEHPGLSIGDTAKKLGEMWSEQSAKDKQPYEQKAAKLKEKYEKDIAAYRAKGKSEAGKKGPGRPTGSKKKNEPEDEEEEEEEDEDEDEEDEDEDEE